A part of Chanos chanos chromosome 9, fChaCha1.1, whole genome shotgun sequence genomic DNA contains:
- the LOC115821712 gene encoding nuclear factor 7, brain-like encodes MHSALSQQIQCPICLNHFKDPVCLPCEHSFCRGCITRLMECNPHDLRCPECRGPFSQHDVRTSRLLRNMVYATRAHLEEHEALKKRVDMIGTAAATPNRDSPELICPKHNEPFKLFCETDQKLICFICREENVHQGHKFKTMNDAAKIKKAEANAVLKVLFSEDEQLTDMSKKQHDEMSKTKSKSEFLEARISAQFAKMHKFLTEREGELKKTLRENEQEVVGRMEQNVRTMEELLSDGKEEQGTLVSALETDKPDSFLKWWSEQGNRMVEGMLNERIKPKLENVSVISDCLSLGPYETYLQFFAWKEMLRTVNPIPRRLTMKDNDDACLKVSPSGRFVQRSSKKGKFSTKKYNMPFTSSAQSFRHGQHYWEVEVGEKLSWVVGVSVKEYSHADTVLYFSSEEGYYIIQYGSGTAAERALTGIEENLRKIGVCLDCERNQVSFYNAEGMTLIDVTECDFNSPHSLCVSPGLYHDGKNSDPVTLCWY; translated from the exons ATGCATTCGGCTTTGTCTCAGCAGATCCAGTGTCCGATATGCCTGAACCATTTCAAAGATCCCGTGTGCCTACCCTGTGAGCACTCTTTCTGCAGGGGCTGTATCACCCGTCTCATGGAGTGTAACCCTCACGACTTGCGCTGCCCAGAGTGCAGAGGCCCTTTCTCCCAGCACGACGTCCGCACGAGCCGGCTCCTGAGAAACATGGTTTACGCGACGAGAGCGCATCTAGAGGAGCACGAGGCCCTGAAAAAGAGGGTGGACATGATTGGCACGGCAGCCGCGACTCCGAACAGGGATTCACCTGAGCTTATTTGTCCCAAACACAACGAGCcatttaaactgttttgtgAGACGGACCAAAAGCTCATATGTTTCATCTGTAGAGAGGAAAATGTCCACCAGGGGCACAAGTTCAAAACCATGAACGATGCGGCCAAAATTAAAAAG GCAGAAGCAAACGCAGTGCTGAAGGTGTTATTCAGTGAGGATGAACAACTGACTGACATGAGTAAGAAACAGCATGACGAGATGTCAAAAACCAAG AGCAAGTCCGAATTCCTTGAGGCTAGGATTTCTGCACAGTTTGCAAAGATGCATAAGTTCCTGACTGAGCGGGAAGGGGAGTTGAAGAAAACACTGAGGGAGAATGAGCAGGAAGTAGTGGGACGGATGGAGCAAAATGTACGTACGATGGAAGAGCTACTGTCAGACGGAAAAGAGGAGCAGGGGACTTTAGTTTCGGCCCTCGAGACAGACAAACCAGACAGCTTTCTTAAG tggTGGAGTGAACAAGGAAACCGTATGGTTGAGGGAATGCTGAACGAGAGAATTAA ACCAAAGCTGGAAAATGTTAGTGTGATatctgactgtctctccctggGACCCTACGAGACTTACCTGCAGTTCTTTGCGTGGAAGGAGATGCTGAGAACCGTCAATCCAA TTCCTCGTCGTCTTACTATGAAGGACAACGATGACGCATGTCTAAAAGTGTCCCCTAGTGGACGCTTTGTCCAACGGTCAAGCAAGAAGGGTAAATTTTCCACTAAGAAGTATAACATGCCTTTCACCAGCAGCGCACAGTCTTTCCGTCATGGACAGCACTACTGGGAGGTGGAGGTCGGAGAGAAACTCTCCTGGGTCGTTGGTGTCAGTGTGAAGGAATACAGCCATGCAGACACAGTGCTGTACTTCAGCTCTGAGGAAGGTTACTACATCATTCAGTACGGTAGCGGCACGGCAGCGGAGAGAGCGCTTACAGGCATCGAGGAAAATCTCCGAAAGATAGGAGTGTGTCTGGACTGTGAGAGAAATCAGGTCTCATTTTATAATGCTGAAGGCATGACTCTCATCGATGTGACGGAATGTGATTTTAACTCTCCtcattcactgtgtgtctcCCCTGGACTCTATCATGATGGGAAGAACAGTGATCCAGTAACACTATGTTGGTATTAa